TTTCGCAATAGCAAAGGGGACAAACCTGGCGGCAGGCATAGCACCTTATACATCGGCTAAATTCATTTTTAAAATAATTCCATCTCTCCCTTGGGTTTTTCTTTTCAAACTCAATAATCTCTGCGAATTTATCCATTTTTTCCTTTTCTCCTATTTTCTCTCCAATTGTGTAATCACAGAATGAAGGGTTTTGGCAATCACAGGATAGGCATTTTTTTAAATTAAGCCCAGGGCAGGTAACCCCAATTATTACAACATCTTCTCTCTTTATCTGATTCTCCTGGATAAGACCAATTATAGATTTTACATCACAGGGTTTTGCAACAATTGCACATTTTTCTTTTATCCTTGTCAAATAAACCGAGAGATTATTAAAGCATCCCTCATTAAAAACAAGCCTTTTTGTCTCCTCTTTATCCTTAATAAAACAGGGGTACCCCTTCTTGTCATATCCAATGATAAGGGAAACTTCTCCCTTTTCTAACAATTCAGATGCTATTTCACTTATTTCCATCCTTTTCTCTAAACCCTATTCTTTTTATATTAGAAGCAGGGGTAATGAGCAAGGTTTTTATGGCATCAAAAACAATCTTAAATTGCTGGTCATATTTTCTTTCCATAGATTCAATCTTTTTCTTTAGTTCTTCGTGGGTAATGACTATTTCTCTTAGTCTTGTAAAGACCCTCATAATTTGGATATTCACTTGAATTGCCCTTTTGCTGTTTAGAACAC
The sequence above is drawn from the bacterium genome and encodes:
- a CDS encoding 4Fe-4S binding protein, producing the protein MEISEIASELLEKGEVSLIIGYDKKGYPCFIKDKEETKRLVFNEGCFNNLSVYLTRIKEKCAIVAKPCDVKSIIGLIQENQIKREDVVIIGVTCPGLNLKKCLSCDCQNPSFCDYTIGEKIGEKEKMDKFAEIIEFEKKNPRERWNYFKNEFSRCIRCYACRQVCPLCYCETCIVDVSIPQWISKANSSSSNFIFHITRALHLAGRCVGCGECERVCPMNIPLSLLNLKIEKDVFELFDYTPGKDVDLKPPFQTFKKGDYNEFIG
- a CDS encoding ORF6N domain-containing protein, whose amino-acid sequence is MELTIDKDLAELYGVKTSALKRQVKRNIERFPEDFMFQMTREEYRALRSHFGTLKRGEHSKYLPYAFTKHGILMLSSVLNSKRAIQVNIQIMRVFTRLREIVITHEELKKKIESMERKYDQQFKIVFDAIKTLLITPASNIKRIGFREKDGNK